Proteins from one Hemibagrus wyckioides isolate EC202008001 linkage group LG16, SWU_Hwy_1.0, whole genome shotgun sequence genomic window:
- the fgf18b gene encoding fibroblast growth factor 18b, whose translation MRSVLPPHLLACVQVTLLLCSFLQALAVDNVDFGEHVETQTGTRDSLSRKHHRVYQLYSKTSGKHVQVLGRKIIATGEDGDKYAQLVVEADTFGSQVRIRGKESNFYLCMNRRGKLVGRKANSANAECVFIEMVLENNYTAWMSARYTGWYIGFTKKGRPRRGPQTLPNQQEVHFMKRFPPGEQPNLQHSSFTTVSKRNRRTQETSASPDTQS comes from the exons ATGCGCTCCGTCCTCCCTCCACATCTCCTCGC aTGTGTTCAGGTTACATTGCTGTTGTGTAGCTTCCTGCAG GCGCTCGCGGTGGATAATGTGGATTTTGGAGAGCACGTGGAGACTCAGACAGGCACAAGAGACAGTCTGAGCAGAAAGCATCACCGGGTGTACCAGCTGTACAGCAAGACCAGCGGAAAACACGTGCAGGTGCTGGGAAGGAAAATCATCGCCACTGGAGAAGATGGGGATAAATATG CCCAGCTCGTGGTGGAGGCCGACACCTTTGGAAGTCAGGTGCGAATTCGGGGCAAAGAGTCCAACTTCTACCTGTGCATGAATCGCAGGGGGAAACTGGTGGGCAGG AAAGCCAACAGTGCAAACGCTGAGTGTGTCTTCATCGAGATGGTTCTGGAGAACAACTACACGGCCTGGATGTCAGCGCGTTACACCGGCTGGTACATCGGCTTCACCAAAAAGGGCCGACCTCGCAGAGGGCCGCAGACTCTCCCAAACCAGcaagaagtgcacttcatgAAGCGTTTTCCTCCAGGTGAGCAGCCGAACCTGCAGCACAGCAGCTTCACCACCGTTAGCAAGAGGAACAGGAGGACGCAGGAGACCAGCGCTAGTCCTGACACACAGTCATAA
- the LOC131366528 gene encoding protocadherin alpha-C2: MNSRAFAFCRRSWHVRFVMFSALWGLAFTVTRYSIPEETAEGTVVANLAADLGLDARSLAERNVKLDYIHSKKYLDINKDTGDMFITEKIDREHICPAKTSSSCFLKMDVVIENPLRIFNLELEIMDINDNAPQFRRERIPLDISESARPGEKFSLNNAVDADVGENSIKTYFLSQSDEFTIEIQSGSDGTKYVDLVLQAPLDREKQAMHSLILTAVDGGTPARTGTATVIVKVLDTNDNTPQFDRQVYSVDLVENASAGTLVMHLNATDKDEGSNAQVVYSYTLYTSEKTQEKFSLDPNSGEIRVKGVIDYEETRSFEMYVEAKDKAVSPLSAQCKILVFVTDLNDNYPDIIVKSFKSSIKENTPTGTVIAVVSVSDRDSGDNGKVFISLHDAHVLPFLLNKSSEDYFELTIKDPLDREKDSSYEIMLHVTDGGTPPLTDNETISLEILDVNDNAPAFSQSFYTIHLPENNEPGELLCSLTAHDPDLNENQYLVYFIVEKEISNMSVSTLFSVNPENGNLYALRAFDFEREREFLFHIEAQDSGVPPLSSNATVQVIILDQNDNTPQIVSPWRAHDSVVDQVISRAADQGSLVAKVIALDADSAQNSRVTYQFLQVTDASLFTLDRYNGEVRTTRMFTYRDPKHQRLVIVAKDNGDPPRSATVTIKVSTVEQVVVTQLTETTEMPMEYDLFTDLNLYLLLSLGSVSFLLLITILVIIVLKCQKPKPSKAAVHSRNSVTSQRNSTIGDSTLISSDAYWYSLFLAETRKGKVVVRQPLPNGSGFIVSSIPRSVALTTTSESRSSTLQESSSDLP; the protein is encoded by the exons ATGAATTCGCGAGCTTTCGCCTTTTGCAGGAGGTCATGGCACGTCCGATTTGTTATGTTTTCCGCACTTTGGGGCTTAGCTTTCACCGTGACGCGGTACTCCATCCCGGAGGAAACTGCAGAAGGAACTGTGGTGGCGAATTTAGCCGCGGATTTGGGTCTGGACGCGCGCAGCCTCGCGGAGCGCAATGTGAAACTCGACTACATCCACAGCAAAAAATACCTGGATATTAACAAAGACACCGGAGACATGTTCATAACCGAAAAGATCGACAGAGAGCACATATGTCCCGCAAAGACGTCCTCGTCCTGTTTCCTTAAAATGGACGTTGTCATAGAAAATCCGTTACGCATATTCAACCTCGAGCTGGAAATCATGGACATAAACGATAACGCCCCTCAGTTCAGGAGGGAGCGCATACCGCTGGATATCTCAGAATCAGCAAGGCCTGGAGAgaaattttctttaaataacgCAGTTGACGCTGATGTTGGAGAAAACTCGATCAAGACTTATTTCCTGAGCCAAAGTGACGAGTTCACTATTGAGATTCAGTCAGGAAGCGACGGCACGAAATACGTGGACCTCGTTCTCCAAGCACCTCTGGACAGAGAAAAGCAGGCTATGCACAGTCTCATCCTCACAGCCGTGGATGGTGGCACACCGGCACGGACTGGTACCGCCACAGTCATTGTGAAAGTACTGGACACTAATGACAACACTCCTCAGTTTGACCGACAGGTGTATTCAGTTGATCTTGTAGAAAATGCCTCGGCCGGTACGCTGGTCATGCATCTCAACGCAACAGACAAGGATGAAGGCAGCAATGCTCAGGTTGTGTACTCATACACGCTGTACACGTCTGAAAAAACACAGGAAAAGTTCTCGCTGGATCCCAATAGCGGAGAAATCAGAGTGAAAGGGGTGATCGATTATGAGGAGACGAGAAGTTTTGAAATGTACGTTGAAGCCAAGGACAAAGCTGTAAGTCCACTTTCTGCACAATGCAAAATATTGGTATTTGTCACAGACTTAAATGACAATTATCCTGACATCATAGTTAAATCATTCAAAAGCTCAATTAAGGAGAACACACCTACGGGAACGGTGATAgcagtggtcagtgtgagtgacaGAGACTCTGGAGATAATGGCaaagtttttatttctttacacgATGCTCATGTGTTGCCTTTTCTTCTAAACAAATCATCTGAGGATTACTTTGAACTGACTATAAAAGATCCACTAGACCGTGAGAAAGATTCTAGTTATGAAATCATGCTTCATGTTACGGATGGAGGAACACCTCCACTAACTGACAATGAGACTATTAGCTTGGAGATCCTGGATGTaaacgacaatgctccagcgtTTTCTCAGTCCTTTTACACAATTCATCTGCCTGAAAACAATGAGCCAGGTGAGCTACTCTGCTCTCTCACTGCACACGACCCAGATCTGAATGAAAACCAGTACTTGGTCTATTTTATAGTAGAGAAAGAGATCTCCAACATGTCTGTGTCTACATTGTTCTCGGTAAACCCAGAAAATGGGAACTTGTATGCTCTGCGTGCCTTTGACTTCGAGCGTGAGAGGGAGTTTCTCTTTCACATAGAAGCTCAAGACTCTGGTGTTCCACCTCTCAGTAGCAATGCTACAGTGCAAGTGATAATTCTTGACCAGAACGACAACACACCTCAAATCGTGTCACCGTGGAGGGCTCATGACTCTGTCGTTGACCAGGTGATTTCACGAGCCGCCGATCAGGGCTCGCTGGTGGCAAAGGTCATCGCACTGGATGCGGACTCAGCACAGAACTCACGTGTCACCTACCAGTTCCTCCAGGTCACTGATGCGTCTCTGTTCACTTTGGACCGCTACAACGGTGAGGTGCGAACCACTCGTATGTTCACCTACCGAGATCCCAAACATCAACGACTTGTGATTGTTGCCAAAGATAATGGAGATCCTCCACGCTCTGCTACAGTCACCATTAAAGTGTCCACTGTGGAACAAGTAGTGGTCACGCAGTTAACTGAGACGACTGAGATGCCGATGGAATATGATCTGTTCACAGATTTGAACCTGTATCTCTTGCTCAGTCTGGGGTCTGTGTCTTTTCTTCTACTCATCACCATTTTGGTCATCATTGTGCTGAAGTGTCAGAAGCCCAAACCCTCCAAAGCAGCTGTTCATAGTCGAAACAGCGTGACCAGCCAGAGGAATTCAACCATCGGTGACTCCACCCTCATCTCCAGTGATGCTTACTGGTACAGTCTTTTTCTAGCTGAAACTCGGAAAGGAAAAGTGGTGGTTCGACAGCCATTGCCCAACGGCTCCGGCTTCATCGTGTCTAGTATACCACGGAGTGTTGCTCTCACAACTACCAGTGAATCGAGATCTTCCACACTGCAG GAATCCAGCAGTGATCTACCTTGA
- the LOC131367146 gene encoding protocadherin alpha-8-like, with protein sequence MASSNEFGRFWIVSAYILSFCAQYAFPRQILYSVSEEASPGTFVGNLARDLNLKVDELERRMLRIVSGSTKKHFDVDIKTGALYVLETIDREELCPNNNACTESLEAILNNPLNVYSIEVKILDINDNKPDFSVKSQNIRISEHTLPGAKFALLGAEDPDVGINSVSTYKLSANPFFNLEVNEADSAPFPEIVLQKALDREKQAEVQLVLTALDGGKPQRSGTTNIIITILDANDNAPFFIKQLFKAQVLENAAVGKVIIKLNATDPDEGVNGEIIYTFKQGQKGIADKFSLNSKTGEIAVAGILDYEEANAYEILVEARDRGQSPLASHCKVLVEVLDLNDHAPDIKLSSLLDNVREDAKKGTVIAFITVQDKDGGKNGKVRCFVSQNSPFVLESTQGKYYSLVLNGALDREENALYNVSITATDEGVPPLSSTAVLTVHISDVNDNAPRFPESSVSVYVKENSPAGALIASVSAQDMDFGENAQITYSLLSNSNMPLMPVSINSASGEIYSMQSFSFEEIKMFQFLVQATDSGVPPLSSNVSVNVFILDENDNSPVFLPPYSEPGSVNAENIPYSAEAGYFVAKVRAVDADSGYNALLSYYITESKGTNLFRIGTSTGEIRTKRRMSDNDLKTHPLIITVSDNGEPSLSTTMSIEVVVVENMDSLQPSLRQVPVKEENFSNLNLYLLIAIVSVSVIFLLSLIALIAAKCYGTDGGFSRSSAPVVTTHPDGSWSYSKSTQQYDVCFSSDTLKSDVVVFPSPFPPADAELISINEGDTFNRTQTLPSTTKVRAFIDIHICLYMVHFCKLC encoded by the coding sequence ATGGCCTCGTCTAATGAGTTTGGACGTTTCTGGATCGTCTCTGCGTATATCCTTTCCTTTTGTGCACAGTATGCTTTTCCCCGACAGATCCTGTACTCCGTATCTGAAGAGGCGAGTCCGGGGACGTTTGTCGGAAATTTAGCCAGGGATTTAAACCTAAAAGTGGATGAGCTCGAACGTCGCATGCTGCGAATCGTTTCGGGATCTACAAAGAAACATTTTGATGTGGATATAAAAACTGGTGCTCTGTACGTCCTGGAGACTATAGACAGAGAGGAGCTGTGTCCGAATAACAACGCGTGCACGGAAAGCTTGGAAGCCATACTAAACAATCCCTTAAATGTTTACAGCATTGAGGTAAAGATTTTAGACATTAACGACAACAAACctgatttttctgtaaaatcGCAAAATATTCGGATATCTGAGCACACACTTCCAGGGGCTAAATTTGCTCTTCTTGGAGCGGAAGATCCAGATGTAGGAATCAATTCTGTATCCACATATAAGCTCTCAGCCAACCCGTTTTTTAATTTAGAGGTAAACGAGGCAGACAGTGCACCATTTCCGGAGATAGTGCTGCAAAAAGCGttagacagagaaaaacaggCCGAGGTCCAGCTCGTCCTGACTGCACTGGACGGCGGAAAGCCACAGAGATCTGGAACAACAAACATTATCATCACTATTTTAGACGCAAACGATAACGCGCCGTTTTTTATAAAGCAATTATTTAAAGCTCAGGTTTTAGAAAACGCAGCAGTGGGTAAAGTTATAATAAAGCTTAACGCTACAGATCCTGACGAAGGCGTCAATGGAGAAATTATTTACACCTTTAAACAAGGTCAAAAAGGGATTGCGGACAAATTCTCTCTCAACAGCAAAACTGGAGAGATAGCAGTGGCAGGGATTTTGGATTATGAAGAAGCAAACGCGTATGAGATTCTCGTGGAGGCCCGGGATAGAGGACAAAGTCCACTGGCGTCACACTGTAAAGTGTTAGTGGAGGTATTGGATCTCAATGACCACGCACCGGATATTAAACTATCTTCTCTTTTGGACAACGTGAGAGAAGACGCCAAGAAAGGCACAGTGATTGCTTTTATCACCGTGCAGGACAAGGATGGGGGTAAAAATGGAAAAGTGCGCTGTTTCGTATCTCAGAATTCTCCATTTGTATTAGAGTCCACACAGGGGAAATATTATTCCCTGGTCCTGAATGGCGCGCTTGATAGAGAAGAAAACGCCCTGTATAACGTCTCAATAACAGCCACAGATGAAGGAGTCCCTCCTCTCTCTAGCACCGCTGTCCTAACTGTCCATATTTCGGATGTGAATGATAACGCACCTCGTTTCCCTGAATcttctgtgagtgtttatgttaAAGAGAACAGTCCAGCAGGTGCTCTAATAGCAAGCGTCTCTGCACAAGATATGGACTTTGGCGAAAATGCTCAAATAACGTATTCATTACTTAGCAACTCTAACATGCCTTTGATGCCTGTCAGCATTAACTCTGCCAGTGGAGAAATTTACAGCATGCAGTCTTTCAGTTTTGAGGAGATAAAAATGTTCCAGTTTCTTGTTCAAGCCACTGACTCTGGTGTTCCTCCACTAAGTAGTAACgtgtctgtaaatgtttttatccTGGATGAGAATGACAACAGTCCAGTTTTTCTCCCTCCTTATTCTGAACCCGGATCAGTAAACGCTGAGAACATTCCCTACTCTGCAGAAGCGGGGTATTTTGTGGCTAAAGTCAGAGCTGTAGATGCTGATTCAGGTTATAATGCTctattatcatattatataaCTGAATCAAAAGGAACGAATCTCTTCCGAATCGGAACCAGTACAGGAGAAATAAGGACTAAAAGACGAATGAGTGACAACGACTTAAAAACTCACCCGCTTATCATTACTGTCTCGGATAACGGAGAACCTTCACTGTCCACAACTATGAGCATTGAAGTTGTGGTTGTGGAAAATATGGACAGCCTGCAGCCTTCACTAAGACAAGTACCAGTAAAGGAGGAGAATTTTTCTAATCTGAATCTCTATCTGCTCATCGCTATTGTCTCAGTGTCCGTGATATTTTTACTGAGCCTCATCGCTTTAATAGCAGCGAAATGCTACGGGACAGACGGCGGTTTTAGCAGGTCCAGCGCTCCAGTGgtcactacacaccctgacgGGAGCTGGTCTTACTCGAAATCCACTCagcagtatgatgtgtgttttagttcagACACACTGAAGAGTGACGTAGTGGTTTTCCCCTCGCCGTTTCCGCCTGCAGACGCAGAGCTGATCAGCATTAATGAAGGAGACACTTTTAACAGGACACAAACTCTTCCAAGTACTACAAAGGTAAGGGCTTTTATAGATATTCATATTTGCCTTTACATGGTACATTTTTGTAAACTGTGTTAA
- the LOC131366675 gene encoding protocadherin alpha-8-like, which translates to MLRHISFTSTTDLKIHVFKMKELFWIACLLGTLLYIKGVSSGHVAYSISEEVSPGTVVGNLAKDLSLNVADLESRRLHIVSGSSKKHFDVDVKTGALFVLEAIDREQLCPNSNTCTESLEAIVNNPLQMHSVEVKILDINDHSPFFQGKTQTVRIAELAVPGAKFPLLGAEDPDIASNSISSYKLSNNVFFSLEVHTDADQGPSAELVLMKNLDREKQSVIRLVLTAVDGGKPPRSGTTEIIVIILDANDNAPVFSKTVYKVLVQENVIVGTSILKLNATDLDEGVNSELSYSFKQGQKGISDKFAIDSSTGEISVVGTLDYETTNAYEIRVEARDGGATPLASHSKVLVEVVDVNDNAPDIKLSSLLDNVREDAKKGTVIALITVQDKDGGKNGKVRCFVSQNSPFVLESTQGKYYSLVLNGALDREENALYNVSITATDEGDPPLSSTAVLTVHISDVNDNAPRFPESSVSVYVKENSPAGALIASVSAQDMDFGENAQITYSLLSNSNMPLSSAVSINSASGEIYSMQSFNFEEMKTFQFHAQATDSGVPPLSSNVSVNVFILDENDNSPVFLPPYSEPGSVNTENIPYSAEAGYFVAKVRAVDADSGYNALLSYYITESKGTNLFRIGTSTGEIRTKRRMSDNDLKTHPLIITVSDNGEPSLSTTMSIEVVVVENMDSLQPSLRQVPIKEENFSNLNLYLLIAIVSVSVIFLLSLIALIAAKCYGTDGGFSRSSAPVVTAHPDGSWSYSKSTQQYDVCFSSDTLKSDVVVFPSPFPPADAELISINEGDTFNRTQTLPSTTKMMFTSRCGTCAHF; encoded by the exons ATGTTGCGGCACATTTCATTTACTTCAACGACAGATTTAAAGATACATGTGTTTAAGATGAAGGAACTGTTTTGGATAGCATGTCTGCTCGGGACGTTGCTTTATATTAAGGGCGTTTCATCCGGCCATGTTGCGTATTCCATTTCCGAGGAGGTGAGCCCAGGGACAGTTGTCGGAAATTTAGCCAAAGACTTGAGTCTTAATGTTGCTGATTTGGAGTCGCGTCGGCTTCACATCGTATCTGGATCGTCAAAGAAACATTTCGATGTGGATGTAAAAACCGGGGCTCTTTTCGTGTTGGAGGCGATAGACAGAGAGCAGCTCTGCCCAAACAGCAACACTTGTACAGAATCTCTGGAAGCGATTGTTAATAATCCTTTACAGATGCACAGCGTGGAGGTAAAAATACTTGACATTAACGACCACTCGCCGTTTTTTCAGGGGAAAACACAGACTGTTCGTATTGCAGAACTAGCGGTCCCAGGAGCTAAATTTCCCCTGCTTGGTGCGGAAGATCCAGACATTGCAAGCAACTCGATCAGTTCATACAAACTGTCTAACAATGTGTTTTTCAGCTTGGAGGTACACACAGATGCCGACCAAGGTCCTTCAGCTGAATTGGTGCTGATGAAAAATCtagacagagaaaaacaatCCGTCATCCGACTTGTGCTGACTGCAGTTGACGGGGGCAAACCACCACGATCTGGTACAACAgaaattattgtaattattttagatGCTAATGATAACGCTCCTGTGTTTTCTAAAACTGTCTACAAAGTTTTAGTTCAAGAAAATGTAATTGTCGGCACGTCAATTTTAAAGCTTAATGCTACCGATCTCGACGAAGGAGTTAATAGTGAGCTTTCATACTCCTTTAAACAAGGTCAAAAAGGAATATCTGATAAATTCGCTATTGATTCGAGCACAGGGGAAATTTCCGTAGTAGGAACATTGGATTACGAGACCACAAACGCGTACGAAATTCGTGTTGAAGCCCGAGATGGAGGGGCTACACCACTAGCATCTCATTCTAAAGTCCTAGTGGAAGTAGTGGACGTGAACGATAACGCGCCGGATATTAAGCTCTCATCTCTTTTAGACAACGTGAGAGAAGACGCCAAGAAAGGCACAGTGATTGCATTAATCACAGTTCAAGACAAGGATGGAGGTAAAAATGGAAAAGTGCGCTGTTTCGTATCTCAGAATTCTCCATTTGTATTAGAGTCCACACAGGGGAAATATTATTCCCTGGTCCTGAATGGCGCGCTTGATAGAGAAGAAAACGCCCTGTATAACGTCTCAATAACAGCCACAGATGAAGGAGACCCTCCTCTCTCTAGCACCGCTGTCCTGACTGTCCATATTTCGGATGTGAATGATAACGCACCTCGTTTCCCTGAATcttctgtgagtgtttatgttaAAGAGAACAGTCCAGCAGGTGCTTTAATAGCAAGTGTCTCTGCACAAGATATGGACTTTGGCGAAAATGCTCAAATAACGTATTCATTACTTAGCAACTCTAACATGCCTTTATCCTCAGCTGTCAGCATCAACTCTGCCAGTGGAGAAATTTACAGCATGCAGTCTTTCAACTTTGAGGAGATGAAAACTTTCCAGTTTCATGCTCAAGCCACTGACTCTGGTGTTCCTCCACTAAGTAGTAACgtgtctgtgaatgtttttatcttGGATGAGAATGACAACAGTCCAGTTTTTCTCCCTCCTTATTCTGAACCCGgatcagtaaacactgagaacATTCCCTACTCTGCAGAAGCGGGGTATTTTGTGGCTAAAGTCAGAGCTGTAGATGCTGATTCAGGTTATAATGCTctattatcatattatataaCTGAATCAAAAGGAACGAATCTCTTCCGAATCGGAACCAGCACAGGAGAAATAAGGACTAAAAGACGAATGAGTGACAACGACTTAAAAACTCACCCGCTTATCATTACTGTCTCGGATAACGGAGAACCTTCACTGTCCACAACTATGAGCATTGAAGTTGTGGTTGTGGAAAATATGGACAGCCTGCAGCCTTCACTAAGACAAGTACCAATAAAGGAGGAGAATTTTTCTAATCTGAATCTCTATCTGCTCATCGCTATTGTCTCAGTGTCCGTGATATTTTTACTGAGCCTCATCGCTTTAATAGCAGCGAAATGCTACGGGACAGACGGCGGTTTCAGCAGGTCCAGCGCTCCAGTGGTCACTGCACACCCTGACGGGAGCTGGTCTTACTCGAAATCTACTCagcagtatgatgtgtgttttagttcagACACACTGAAGAGTGACGTAGTGGTTTTCCCCTCGCCATTTCCGCCTGCAGACGCAGAGCTGATCAGCATTAATGAAGGAGACACTTTTAACAGGACACAAACTCTTCCCAGTACTACAAAG ATGATGTTTACTTCGCGATGCGGAACTTGTGCACACTTCTAA